TTTATCACGCTATTGCCGATTGCATCTGACGAATATTAATCCAATGATAAAATCACCGCCTGATAGGGTTTCAGGTTAATCGTCTTCCCACTTACTGCTACTTCGTCATAATTGTTGATCATCACATTAGAAATGGCTGAACCAATTTCAAAGTCAAAATTGGAAGTCGTCTCTGAGAAGTTCAGCACCACCAACCACTTTTGCCCTTCCAATTCTCGAGTATACGCATAAACCGTTTCATGATCTGGCTGTACGAGGGTATATTTTCCGTAGACTAGCAGTTCATTCTCTCTGCGTAGTTTAGCCATTTTCCTGAAATGGTTTAACACACTTTTAGGATCTGCTTCCTGCGCTACCACATTGATCTCTTTATAATTTTCATTCACACGTTTCCAGGGTGTCCCTGTTGAGAAACCGGCATTTTCTGAATCATCCCATTGCATAGGTGTCCGCCCGTTTTCACGACTGTAATAGTTAAGTTCCTTCATGAATGCTTCCAGGTCAGCACCTGAAGCCACCGCACGCTGATAATCTCCTTTGGCAGCAACATCCACATACTGCTCTATGTTGGGCATATCGATGTTGGTCATGCCCAATTCGTCTCCATAATATGTATAAGGAGTTCCTCGCATACTCAATAAAAAGGTATTGATCATTTGTGCGGACACAGTCCTGAATTCCGGGCTATCGTTTCCGTAGCGAGATACCATTCTTGCATTGTCGTGATTGGCCAGAAAAATGGCGATCCAACCTTTTTCAGCAAAGGCCGCATCCCACCGGGTGAAGGTCTCTTTCAGTTCTGCCAACTCGTATCCACCTGTTGTTTTGGACACATCTACAGATTCGAAGTGGTAAGCCATTTGCAATTCATTGCGATCTGCATCTACCAGATCATGGGCATCTTCAAACGTACTCCCCGCTCCTTCGGCTACCGCGAAAATGTCGTATTGACTGATCACCTCCTCGTACATTTCATTGAGGTATTCGTGCAATTGTGGGCGCATACCATACCATTTAATGAAGTCCTTTTCATGTCCTTCTGGCCATTCTGGGAAAGTGGTGTCTTTACTGGCAAACTGGAAAGCATCCATGCGAAAACCATCGACCCCTTTTTCTGCCCAAAACCTCATGATGTCATACACTTCCTGCCGCACCTTGGGATTCTCCCAGTTCAGGTCTGGTTGTTCCGGCGCAAAAATGTGCAGGTAATAGGCATCGGTCAGGGAATCGTATTTCCAGGCGCCTTCCGGATCAAACAGACTATGTCTGAACGGTGGTTTACCCTTTTCGGCAAGCCACCAATGATAATAGTCTCTGTATGGATTATCTCTGGAACTGCGAGATTGTTTAAACCATTCATGCTGATTACTGCTGTGGTTCACCACCACATCGAGCACAAATTTGATACCTCGTTCGTGCATCCCGGCGAGCATCTCTTCAAAATCGGCCATGGTCCCGAAACGCGGGTGAATGGCTCGATAATCCCCAACATCATAACCATTGTCTACCAAAGGCGAATCGAAAAACGGATTCATCCATACCATGGTGATTCCCAGACTTTGCAAATAATCCAACTGTTCGATCACACCACGCAAGTCCCCTACACCATCGCCATTGGTGTCTTTGAAACTCTGAGGGTAAAGCTGATAAAGAATTCCCTCCTTCCACCAGGTTTTCTTTTCAGCTGACACAGGAGGCGCTTCTTGTTCGGTTTTCGGTGAGCAGGCGGTTAAAGCAAGTGCTAGCACTAGCAAAACGGATAGGTTTTTCATATGTAGACAGATTGGAGGGGTTCAAACCAAGGCTAAAATACCACGCAAGCCTGAAATGAACCTAAGATTAGATACCCTTAAACTCATCGGATGACCAAGGTCCAAAAATGAAATCGATTGTAACTACAAAATCAATTCCATGAGCTTGAAATTACCCTCCTCACTATCCCCGTGGATGGCATAAAGCCGATTACCGACACTGGCCAATCCATAGATAGAACTGATGTCTACATCATTAAGATTGAAGGTAACTTCTCTAAAGGAATTGTCAAGTGTATTGAATACACCGACTCTCGTGGCAATGTCCTCACCTTTCCAGACCTGACCTGCCACGAAAATGTTCGTTCCAATGGTAGCTGTAAAAACTTGGTTATAATCTTCAGGCAGGCGAAAACTCTCTATCGAAAAATCCTGCAAGTCTACTTTATAGATTTCATCTTCTGCAAAATCATTACCCTGGAATACCTGCATTCCACCAAATATGTACAAATGATCATTGACTACCTGCCCATTGGTCCAAAACCGAGGTTCGGGCAAAGTGCCTACGACTTGAAATGTAGTATCAACGGGATTCCACTTTTTGATTTTATCAGAATCTTCTCCGTTCAAATCCCCACCAAAAATGTACAAATCGTCTTCATACGTGAAGCTACCAAACCGAGTCAGGCGTGCTCCATGCCGTACAGTCACGGGTTCTTCAAAGATATCCTTGCTGTAAGTATTGATGAAAGAGCCCCCGACAACTATGAGTTGATCTCCCGATTCGTGAATACGCTTGGTTACGAAATCAATGATTGGATACGTCCGATCTGTTACCGTATTGTCTGACAAATTGAACCTGGTGAGTTTTTCGATGCCACCATCTCTCTGGCTTCTATGTGCCGTATACAATAAGTTCTCACTGGTTGAGCCAATCATGCCGGAACCCATGTCAAGGAAATCTGCATCGATGACTCCCAGGGATTGGAAATTGAAATTCGAGGGAATGGCTGAGTCATCGTCAGAAAGACAGGACGTGAACAGGACCAGTAAACAAACAAATACGACCAGGTGCTTCATCCCTGCAAAAGGTTGGTTTAGAAAGTTAACCATGAAGCAGGGAATTACCCCTATCGTAAGTCTATTTCCTAAACGCGATGAGTTGCTCAATCAATCGATCATTCTCTTCGCTGGTACCTACCGTCAATCTTAGACAGCCTTCACAAAGCGGTTGACTGCTTCGATCCCGAACAATCACCTTTTGTTCCAATAAATAATGGAAAACCTCCTTTGCCTGATCAAACCGCACCAGTAAAAAGTTTGCGTCACTAGGAAATACCTTTTGGACCATAGGAAGTGCTTCCACTCTGGAAATCAATTGATCTCGTTCACGGTTCAGGCCCTTTACCCAAGACTTCATTTTATCCTCATTACTCTGCAAAGCCTCCAAAGCCACTTCTTGCACGGGTCCAGGAATGTTGTAGGGTGGCTTGATCTTATTGAGCAATTGCACGATTTCTTCCGAAGCGAAAGCCATACCCAGTCGTAGCGATGCCATCCCCCAGGCCTTGCTGAAGGTCTGCAAAACTACCAGGTTGGGGTATTGGTCTAACACCTGATTCCAACTCTCTTCCTGCGGAAAATCAATGTATGCCTCATCCACCACAACGATTCCAGAAGCCTTCTCGAGCACTTGTTGCATCTCTGATCGATTCAACAAATTCCCAGAAGGATTATTAGGAGAGCACAGGAAAGTGATTTTCGGCTGGCACTCAAGAGCTGCTAAGGTTGGTTCCAAATCCAATTGAAAATCGGATGACAATAAAACACGCTCCACTTCTACGTTCTGTATACCAGCAGAAACCTGATACATTCCATAAGTAGGCGGAAAGGTCAAAATGTGGTCCTTGCCGGGCTCGCAAAATGCCCGAATCAGCAAGTCGATGGGTTCATCGCTACCATTTCCTAAGAAGATAGAAGATTCAGCAACTTTTTTAATTCGTGCAATCTCCTGTTTTAAGGGACGCTGATAGGGATCTGGATAGCGGTTCCATCCTGCCCCCGCAGCAGAACCATAGGGGTTTTCATTGGCATCAAGAAATACACCCTCCGCTCCTGTGTACTCGTCCCGTGCCGATGAATAAGGCTTAACCGTTTTGAGGTGAGGCCTGACCAACTCAGCGATGTTCATGATTCTAAGGACTTCAGACGAACAGAGACCGCATTTTTATGCGCTTCCAATAATTCTGCCGCCGCCATTTTTTCAATCGCAGGACCTAGCTTTTTCAAGCCTGCTGGTGAAATGGACTGGTAAGTAATCTTCTTTTGAAAGCTATCCAGAGAAACGCCTGAATAGGCCTTGGCCCAGCCATTGGTAGGGAGCGTATGGTTGGTGCCTGAG
This DNA window, taken from Cytophagales bacterium, encodes the following:
- a CDS encoding alpha-glucosidase codes for the protein MKNLSVLLVLALALTACSPKTEQEAPPVSAEKKTWWKEGILYQLYPQSFKDTNGDGVGDLRGVIEQLDYLQSLGITMVWMNPFFDSPLVDNGYDVGDYRAIHPRFGTMADFEEMLAGMHERGIKFVLDVVVNHSSNQHEWFKQSRSSRDNPYRDYYHWWLAEKGKPPFRHSLFDPEGAWKYDSLTDAYYLHIFAPEQPDLNWENPKVRQEVYDIMRFWAEKGVDGFRMDAFQFASKDTTFPEWPEGHEKDFIKWYGMRPQLHEYLNEMYEEVISQYDIFAVAEGAGSTFEDAHDLVDADRNELQMAYHFESVDVSKTTGGYELAELKETFTRWDAAFAEKGWIAIFLANHDNARMVSRYGNDSPEFRTVSAQMINTFLLSMRGTPYTYYGDELGMTNIDMPNIEQYVDVAAKGDYQRAVASGADLEAFMKELNYYSRENGRTPMQWDDSENAGFSTGTPWKRVNENYKEINVVAQEADPKSVLNHFRKMAKLRRENELLVYGKYTLVQPDHETVYAYTRELEGQKWLVVLNFSETTSNFDFEIGSAISNVMINNYDEVAVSGKTINLKPYQAVILSLD
- a CDS encoding kelch repeat-containing protein; translation: MVNFLNQPFAGMKHLVVFVCLLVLFTSCLSDDDSAIPSNFNFQSLGVIDADFLDMGSGMIGSTSENLLYTAHRSQRDGGIEKLTRFNLSDNTVTDRTYPIIDFVTKRIHESGDQLIVVGGSFINTYSKDIFEEPVTVRHGARLTRFGSFTYEDDLYIFGGDLNGEDSDKIKKWNPVDTTFQVVGTLPEPRFWTNGQVVNDHLYIFGGMQVFQGNDFAEDEIYKVDLQDFSIESFRLPEDYNQVFTATIGTNIFVAGQVWKGEDIATRVGVFNTLDNSFREVTFNLNDVDISSIYGLASVGNRLYAIHGDSEEGNFKLMELIL
- the hisC gene encoding histidinol-phosphate transaminase; translation: MNIAELVRPHLKTVKPYSSARDEYTGAEGVFLDANENPYGSAAGAGWNRYPDPYQRPLKQEIARIKKVAESSIFLGNGSDEPIDLLIRAFCEPGKDHILTFPPTYGMYQVSAGIQNVEVERVLLSSDFQLDLEPTLAALECQPKITFLCSPNNPSGNLLNRSEMQQVLEKASGIVVVDEAYIDFPQEESWNQVLDQYPNLVVLQTFSKAWGMASLRLGMAFASEEIVQLLNKIKPPYNIPGPVQEVALEALQSNEDKMKSWVKGLNRERDQLISRVEALPMVQKVFPSDANFLLVRFDQAKEVFHYLLEQKVIVRDRSSQPLCEGCLRLTVGTSEENDRLIEQLIAFRK